A region of Nostoc sp. 'Peltigera membranacea cyanobiont' N6 DNA encodes the following proteins:
- the rlmN gene encoding 23S rRNA (adenine(2503)-C(2))-methyltransferase RlmN, whose product MSATPLVSQVDSHNPEKSELIPPLLGASLAELSAWVQQQGQPAYRGKQLHEWIYDKGVRSLADISVFSKQWRAEVAEIPIGRSILHYRSEAPDGTVKYLLQLTDGQIIETVGIPTFAERGEGPKARLTVCVSTQVGCPMACDFCATGKGGYKRNLARHEIIDQVLTVQEDFQQRVSNVVFMGLGEPLLNTENVLAALKSLNQDIGIGQRSLTVSTVGIRDRIREFAQNNLQITLAVSLHAPNQALREKLIPSARAYPLEDLLAECREYVEITGRRVTFEYVLLAGVNDLPEHALELSKCMRGFQCHVNLIPYNPIQEVDYKRPNRDRIEAFVNVLKQQNTAVSVRYSRGLEADAACGQLRASKN is encoded by the coding sequence ATGTCTGCTACGCCTCTTGTCTCTCAGGTTGACTCACACAACCCAGAAAAATCAGAATTAATCCCTCCCCTTCTCGGTGCTTCTCTGGCGGAGTTAAGCGCTTGGGTGCAGCAACAAGGACAACCTGCTTACAGAGGAAAGCAACTGCATGAATGGATCTATGATAAGGGAGTGCGATCGCTAGCTGATATTTCTGTTTTCTCTAAGCAATGGCGTGCGGAAGTCGCAGAAATCCCCATTGGGCGCTCAATTTTACATTACCGCTCTGAGGCTCCTGATGGCACTGTCAAATATCTTTTACAATTAACAGACGGCCAAATTATTGAAACTGTTGGTATTCCCACCTTTGCAGAAAGGGGAGAAGGCCCAAAAGCCCGTCTGACAGTTTGCGTCTCTACTCAGGTGGGTTGCCCGATGGCGTGTGATTTCTGTGCTACTGGTAAGGGAGGCTATAAGCGCAACCTAGCACGGCATGAAATTATCGATCAAGTGTTAACTGTGCAAGAAGATTTTCAGCAACGAGTTAGCAATGTTGTGTTTATGGGACTAGGTGAACCGTTGTTGAATACTGAGAATGTCTTAGCAGCCCTGAAATCTCTAAATCAAGATATCGGTATAGGACAGCGATCGCTTACAGTTTCTACAGTTGGTATTCGCGATCGCATTCGTGAGTTCGCGCAAAATAATTTGCAAATCACTCTCGCGGTTAGTCTCCACGCACCCAACCAAGCACTACGAGAAAAACTCATCCCCAGCGCCCGCGCCTATCCTCTAGAAGATTTGTTGGCTGAATGCCGAGAATATGTAGAAATCACTGGACGGCGCGTTACCTTTGAATATGTTCTCCTGGCTGGTGTCAACGATTTACCAGAACACGCATTAGAACTTTCAAAATGTATGCGAGGATTTCAATGTCATGTGAATTTGATTCCTTACAACCCCATTCAAGAAGTAGACTATAAACGCCCCAACCGCGATCGCATTGAAGCATTTGTCAACGTCCTTAAGCAACAAAATACTGCTGTTAGTGTGCGTTATTCTCGTGGTTTAGAAGCCGATGCTGCTTGCGGACAATTAAGAGCAAGTAAGAATTAA
- a CDS encoding replication restart DNA helicase PriA — translation MQTVQKIYCPNCGCQAERYYISDSQLTRTQCSSCDYLMISCTRTGKVIEAYAPGIYAKR, via the coding sequence ATGCAGACAGTACAAAAGATTTACTGCCCAAATTGTGGCTGCCAAGCAGAACGTTATTATATTTCTGATAGTCAATTGACTCGCACACAATGCTCTAGTTGTGACTACTTGATGATTAGTTGCACCCGCACGGGCAAAGTCATCGAGGCTTATGCACCTGGGATTTATGCAAAGCGCTAG
- the uvrC gene encoding excinuclease ABC subunit UvrC, giving the protein MTISTQILPLVKEPERLENRLAEIPPEAGVYFMRDKSDRIIYIGKSRKLRSRVRSYFRDGYNKTERIATMVKLVTEIEFIVTDTEAEALALEANLIKQHQPYFNVLLKDDKKYPYLCITWSEDYPRIFITRKRQFGKEKDKFYGPYTDAGLLREVVRICKRIFPQRQRPQPLFKDRPCLNYDLGRCPGVCQKLTSPEEYRKIVQKIAMVFQGRTQELIDILTQQMNAAAEDLNFESAARVRDQISGLKSLTADQKVSLPDDTVSRDAIALAANEEHACIQLFQIRAGQLVGRLAFVADAHAEPGAILQRALEEHYQTADSVEIPLEILVQHDLPDAEILADVLTQRKGKKVTILTPLRQTKAELIEMVERNAQYELQRMQKFGDRNHQAMQDLAAILDLPDVPHRIEGYDISHIQGSNAVASQVVFIDGLPAKQHYRHYKIQNPTVTAGHSDDFASLAEVIGRRFRKYGEDPQLTRLGNLDWPDLIMIDGGKGQLSSVIAVLQEMNLLEDLRVVSLAKQREEIFLPGESKPLTTDAEQPGVQLLRRLRDEAHRFAVTFHRQQRSDKLKRSRLDEIPGLGHHRQKQLLGHFRSVDYIRQATTPQLAEVPGIGPRLAQEIYDYFHPA; this is encoded by the coding sequence GTGACAATATCTACTCAAATACTACCACTGGTTAAAGAGCCGGAACGACTGGAAAATCGTTTAGCCGAAATTCCGCCGGAAGCGGGAGTTTATTTCATGCGCGATAAGAGCGATCGCATTATATATATAGGTAAGTCACGAAAATTGCGATCGCGTGTTCGTTCCTATTTCCGCGATGGCTATAACAAGACTGAACGCATCGCCACGATGGTCAAGTTGGTGACAGAAATTGAATTTATCGTCACTGATACTGAAGCCGAAGCTTTAGCTTTAGAAGCAAACTTGATCAAGCAGCACCAGCCATACTTCAACGTGCTGCTCAAAGATGATAAAAAATATCCCTATCTCTGCATTACTTGGTCAGAAGATTATCCGCGAATTTTTATTACCCGTAAACGTCAATTTGGCAAAGAAAAAGATAAATTTTACGGGCCTTATACTGATGCTGGTTTATTGCGAGAAGTTGTCCGCATCTGCAAGCGCATTTTTCCCCAGCGACAACGACCTCAACCGCTTTTCAAAGATCGTCCGTGCTTAAATTATGATTTAGGGCGTTGTCCGGGTGTGTGCCAAAAACTGACTTCACCAGAAGAATATCGCAAAATTGTCCAAAAGATAGCGATGGTATTCCAAGGGCGAACTCAGGAACTGATTGACATTTTGACTCAACAGATGAATGCAGCAGCTGAAGACTTGAACTTTGAGTCAGCTGCGCGGGTTCGCGATCAAATTTCTGGGTTAAAGTCGCTGACTGCTGACCAAAAAGTATCCTTACCAGATGATACAGTTTCACGGGATGCGATCGCACTGGCAGCTAACGAAGAACACGCTTGTATTCAACTATTCCAGATTCGGGCTGGGCAATTGGTAGGGCGTTTAGCCTTTGTAGCGGATGCTCATGCAGAACCAGGAGCTATTTTACAACGAGCTTTGGAGGAACATTACCAAACTGCTGACTCCGTGGAAATACCCTTAGAAATTCTGGTACAGCATGATTTACCTGATGCGGAAATATTGGCGGATGTCTTAACTCAACGTAAAGGTAAAAAAGTCACAATTTTGACTCCTTTGCGGCAAACTAAGGCAGAATTAATTGAGATGGTAGAGCGAAATGCTCAGTATGAATTGCAAAGAATGCAAAAATTTGGCGATCGCAATCACCAAGCAATGCAAGATTTAGCAGCCATTCTCGATTTACCAGACGTACCTCATCGCATTGAAGGTTATGATATTTCCCACATTCAAGGGTCAAATGCTGTAGCTTCGCAAGTCGTGTTTATCGACGGTTTACCCGCCAAACAGCATTATCGCCACTACAAAATTCAAAATCCCACGGTGACGGCGGGACATTCAGATGATTTTGCTAGTCTTGCTGAAGTTATTGGGCGACGCTTCCGCAAGTATGGGGAAGATCCGCAACTAACACGTTTGGGTAATCTTGACTGGCCTGATTTAATCATGATTGATGGCGGTAAAGGTCAGCTATCATCGGTTATCGCGGTTTTGCAAGAGATGAATTTATTAGAAGACTTGCGAGTTGTGAGTTTAGCCAAGCAGCGAGAAGAGATTTTTTTACCGGGTGAATCTAAACCCTTGACAACTGATGCAGAACAACCAGGCGTGCAGTTGTTGCGGCGGCTGCGGGATGAAGCGCATCGGTTTGCGGTGACTTTCCATCGTCAGCAGCGCAGTGATAAATTAAAGCGATCGCGTTTAGATGAAATTCCTGGCTTAGGACATCATCGACAAAAGCAGCTACTAGGGCATTTTCGTTCAGTTGATTATATTCGCCAAGCTACAACCCCACAACTCGCTGAGGTTCCAGGAATTGGGCCGCGTTTGGCTCAAGAAATTTACGATTATTTTCATCCTGCTTGA
- a CDS encoding response regulator produces the protein MTAQLFNVDQPLRSQQVRRILLVEDHYLNRLLLSDYLSYCGYDVQSLSEGSAFFSTIDKFQPDLMLLDLKLPDIDGYSLLKQVQQKPDLSKIPIVVVSAFAFKADRELALSLGARRYFVKPLKLKDLILTIEEELAFEQR, from the coding sequence ATGACAGCACAATTATTCAATGTAGATCAGCCATTGCGTTCGCAGCAAGTTAGACGAATTTTGCTAGTTGAAGACCATTATCTCAATAGGTTGTTGCTGAGTGACTATCTAAGTTACTGTGGGTATGATGTCCAAAGTTTATCTGAAGGATCTGCTTTTTTCTCAACTATAGATAAATTTCAGCCAGATTTAATGTTATTAGACTTGAAGTTGCCAGATATTGACGGTTATTCGCTCTTAAAACAAGTACAGCAAAAACCTGATTTATCTAAAATACCGATCGTTGTGGTTTCAGCTTTTGCTTTTAAAGCAGATCGAGAACTCGCTCTTAGTTTGGGCGCACGTCGATATTTTGTCAAACCTTTAAAACTCAAGGATCTTATACTTACAATTGAAGAAGAGTTGGCTTTTGAGCAAAGATAA